CGCCCGAGCCTCTGGCCCGACCTGCCGCTCGACGACCCCCGGACGGGCAACTTCAACCGCGCCTACAACCGCATGCGCACACTGGCGCTGGGCTGGGCCACTCCGGGCACCGCCATGCACGGGGACAGGCAGGTCGCCGAGATCGCGGTCAGCGCGCTGGACTTCCTGTACGAGCACGCCTACCACGAGGGGCTCGACCAGCAGGGCAGCAACTGGTACTGGTGGGAGATCGGCGTCCCCCGCTCGCTGACCGACACCTGCGCCCTGCTGTACGACGGCCTGCCCCAGGACCGCCTCGAGCGCTGGCTGCGCCCGTTGAGCCGCTGGTGCCCCGACCCGGAGCGCCGCGTCACCCACCCCGGCGTCATCGAGACCGGCGCCAACCGGGCGGGCAAGGCCATGGCGGTGGCGATGCGCGGCTTGCTCACCCACGACGCGCGCCTCATCAAGCGGGCCAGGAACGCGGTCTCCGACCTGCTGCGGACGACCTCGGGCCCGGGCGACGGCTTCTACCGTGACGGGTCGTTCATCCAGCACGGCGTGTACCCCTACAACGGCAGCTACGGCGTGGACTACCTGGAGAGCGTGGCCAAGCTGATCGCCATGCTCTCCGGGTCACCGTGGGAGATCCCCGGCATCGGGAACGTCTACGACATCGTGGACCGCTCGTTCGTGCCGTTCATCTTCGACGGGCTGATGATGGACTGCGTACGCGGCCGGCAGATCTCGGTGCAAGGCCACCGCGACTACCACTCGGGGCAGAAGGCGGTCGAGGCCATCCTCACCCTGCTGGAGGCGGCGCCCGAGCGCCATGCCCGGCGCTGGAGACCGCTGGTGAAGGGCTGGCTCACCCGCAACCAGGTCACCCCCTTCGACACGCTCGCGCCGCTGGCGAGCATCGCGAGGGCCAAGGCGCTGCTGGAGGACCCGTCGGTGCCGGTCGGCCCGCGAACCACCGGCACGTACGTCTTCGCCGACATGGACCGGATCGTGCACCGCCGTCCCACGTGGGCCTACGCGATCGCGATGAGCTCGGAGCGGATCGGCGCGGCCGAGGCCATGAACCAGGAGAACCTGCGCGGCTGGTACACCGGCGACGGCATGACCTACCTCTACACCGGCGACCTCACTCACTGGAACGACGAGCTCTGGCCCACGATCGACCCGTACCGGCTGCCGGGCACGACGGTCGACACCCGCGGCCGCGCCGACCTCGCGCACGGCGCGCCTCACCTGCCGCGCACCCCGTGGGCGGGCGGCGTGGCACTCGACGGCGAGTACGGCGTGGCCGCCATGAAGCTCATCGCCGACGGCTCCTCGCTGCGCGCCAAGAAAGCGTGGTTCCTGCTCGATGACGCGGTGATCGCCCTCGGCACCGGCATCCAGGCCTCCGACGGCCGCCGCATCGAGACCATCGTGGAGAACCGCAACACCCATGAGACGCATCCGCCGCTGACCCGGGGCGACGGCTGGCTCCATCTGTCGGGTGTGGCCGGCTACGCGCTGCTCGACGGCGTCGAGGCGAAGGTGATCCGCGAGCAGCGCACCGGCCGCTGGCGCGACATCGACAAGGGCGCCACCACCGGAGGCGACGAGACCCCTGTCACCAGGCACTACACGACGATCCTCCTCGACCACGGCGTCGATCCGCGCAAGGCGCGCTACGCCTATGCCGTCCTGCCCGATGCCTCCATCGCGCAGACCGCGGCCTACGGCCGGCGGATCAAGATCCTCGCCAACTCCGGGACGGCGCAGGTCATCGCCCGCGACAACCTGCTCGCCGCCGTCTTCTGGCGCGCGGGGACCGTCGAGACCGGGCACGGGCCGCTCACCGCCGACGGACCGTGCACGCTGCTGGTCCGCCGCGACCACAAGCGGGTACGGCTCGCCGTCTCCGACCCGTCCAGGACCGCCGACGAGGTGAAGATCACGCTGCCCTGGCCGGTGAAATCGGTCAAGGAACGCGACCGCGGCGTGCGCAGGACCAAGAGCGCGGTCAAAGTGGACGTCGGCGGCAGCCGCGGGCACGCCCGCACCGCGGTGGTGCGCGTCTGAACCGCCGGACCTCGCTCAGGAGACCTTGAGCACGAGCTTGCCCGTGGTGGTGCCGGACTCGATGCGCCGGTGCGCCTCGGCCGCCTGATCCAGCGTCAGTTCCTCGACACGCAGTCGCAGGTCGCCTGCCGCCACGGCGGCGACGGCCCGGCGCAGCGCGCGTCCCGCCTCCTCGGGGAAGGCGGCGGAGAAGGCCGCCAGGTTGAAGCCCGACACGGTCTTGTTGGTGAACCACAGCTCGTTGGCCGGGAT
The Nonomuraea helvata genome window above contains:
- a CDS encoding polysaccharide lyase 8 family protein, encoding MPNPLSRRSALLGAAAVAGLALWERPAEAAGAAAFDAARERWVSLLAGGSYDAAYTDKTQAIEGSANAVLRKLKPTPDRPSLWPDLPLDDPRTGNFNRAYNRMRTLALGWATPGTAMHGDRQVAEIAVSALDFLYEHAYHEGLDQQGSNWYWWEIGVPRSLTDTCALLYDGLPQDRLERWLRPLSRWCPDPERRVTHPGVIETGANRAGKAMAVAMRGLLTHDARLIKRARNAVSDLLRTTSGPGDGFYRDGSFIQHGVYPYNGSYGVDYLESVAKLIAMLSGSPWEIPGIGNVYDIVDRSFVPFIFDGLMMDCVRGRQISVQGHRDYHSGQKAVEAILTLLEAAPERHARRWRPLVKGWLTRNQVTPFDTLAPLASIARAKALLEDPSVPVGPRTTGTYVFADMDRIVHRRPTWAYAIAMSSERIGAAEAMNQENLRGWYTGDGMTYLYTGDLTHWNDELWPTIDPYRLPGTTVDTRGRADLAHGAPHLPRTPWAGGVALDGEYGVAAMKLIADGSSLRAKKAWFLLDDAVIALGTGIQASDGRRIETIVENRNTHETHPPLTRGDGWLHLSGVAGYALLDGVEAKVIREQRTGRWRDIDKGATTGGDETPVTRHYTTILLDHGVDPRKARYAYAVLPDASIAQTAAYGRRIKILANSGTAQVIARDNLLAAVFWRAGTVETGHGPLTADGPCTLLVRRDHKRVRLAVSDPSRTADEVKITLPWPVKSVKERDRGVRRTKSAVKVDVGGSRGHARTAVVRV